In one Mucilaginibacter ginsenosidivorax genomic region, the following are encoded:
- a CDS encoding YdcF family protein — protein sequence MKKTIVLSLLCLSWLSNYAQAPLATGEKKVSTDYVEVKNYYLLSLFEQDNEAGLLLKGDSQLAQLAQQKLGKLNTSLTDCVDASCLTAAVKFTDEEIRVVTERLAAIYKPGNALGKLVKSKLIPSGAYSLYKKLPDVELLQKAWEQDAGSINYTISVYAEGKKPNYPQIDSISYNVHAKAYRTLMYDVTATLIGDVKNTGLFFKPSMQAALLYLQINERQDPANYEPMELGANKAAVIRAKTIKWSAYPYSNIMVPGAGPDNLTSPLSGEGMLRCRLAVQQYKLGKAPFIIVSGGKVHPYKTKYNEAEEMKAYLMKTLHIPENAIIIEPHARHTTTNMRNSARLIYKYGIPADKPGIVVTDKSQTDFIMTMDARCQKELNYVPYKLAKRNSETEVEYYPVEDAKQIDPDEPLDPR from the coding sequence ATGAAAAAAACTATAGTATTATCGCTGCTGTGCCTTAGTTGGTTAAGTAATTACGCCCAGGCGCCCCTTGCAACCGGCGAAAAAAAAGTATCAACCGACTATGTGGAAGTAAAAAACTACTATTTGCTCTCCCTTTTTGAGCAGGATAACGAAGCAGGTTTATTACTTAAGGGCGATTCTCAACTGGCGCAACTCGCTCAACAAAAATTAGGCAAGCTCAATACTTCTCTTACCGATTGTGTTGATGCATCGTGCTTAACTGCTGCTGTTAAATTTACCGATGAAGAGATCCGGGTAGTAACTGAGCGCCTTGCCGCTATCTACAAACCAGGTAACGCTTTGGGCAAGTTGGTAAAATCAAAGTTGATTCCATCCGGTGCGTACAGCTTATATAAAAAACTGCCCGATGTGGAGCTCTTGCAAAAGGCCTGGGAGCAGGATGCCGGCAGTATTAACTATACGATATCGGTATACGCCGAAGGGAAAAAACCTAACTATCCGCAAATAGATTCTATCAGTTACAATGTTCATGCAAAGGCTTATCGTACTTTAATGTACGATGTTACTGCTACTTTGATTGGCGACGTTAAAAACACGGGCTTGTTTTTTAAGCCATCGATGCAGGCTGCATTGCTTTATCTGCAGATAAATGAGCGGCAGGATCCGGCCAATTACGAGCCTATGGAACTCGGGGCGAATAAAGCCGCCGTAATAAGGGCAAAAACCATTAAATGGTCTGCTTATCCCTACTCAAACATTATGGTGCCCGGCGCCGGGCCCGACAATTTAACTTCGCCTTTAAGTGGCGAAGGTATGCTGCGGTGCAGGTTGGCTGTTCAGCAATATAAGTTAGGTAAAGCTCCGTTCATCATCGTATCTGGCGGCAAAGTGCATCCCTACAAAACCAAATATAACGAAGCCGAAGAAATGAAGGCATACCTGATGAAAACCCTGCATATCCCCGAAAATGCCATCATTATTGAGCCGCATGCGCGCCATACTACTACCAACATGCGTAACAGCGCCAGGCTTATCTATAAATACGGCATCCCGGCCGATAAGCCCGGTATTGTGGTAACAGATAAATCGCAAACAGATTTTATTATGACGATGGATGCCCGCTGCCAAAAGGAGCTAAACTACGTGCCCTACAAACTGGCCAAACGGAACTCGGAAACCGAGGTTGAATATTACCCCGTTGAAGATGCGAAACAAATTGATCCCGACGAACCACTTGACCCACGATAA
- a CDS encoding YdeI/OmpD-associated family protein: MNPKVDFYFNKGEKWHEELEQLRLIILDCGLTEELKWGCPCYTYQENNIVLIHVFKEYCAVLFFKGALLNDASGILIQQSENVQAARQVRFTSVQEIMALKATLKAYVYEAIEAEKAGLKVSLKKTDEFAMAEEFKNKLDGMPMLKTAFEALTPGRQRAYLLHFAAPKQSKTREARVDKYIPQILDGKGLND, from the coding sequence ATGAACCCGAAGGTTGATTTTTATTTTAACAAAGGCGAAAAGTGGCACGAAGAACTGGAGCAATTAAGATTGATCATTTTGGATTGCGGGCTTACTGAAGAATTGAAGTGGGGCTGTCCTTGTTATACTTATCAGGAAAATAACATCGTACTGATACATGTATTTAAAGAATACTGTGCAGTTTTATTTTTCAAAGGCGCCTTATTAAATGATGCCAGCGGTATTTTGATTCAGCAATCAGAAAATGTACAGGCGGCACGGCAGGTGCGGTTTACCAGCGTGCAGGAAATAATGGCTTTAAAAGCCACCCTTAAAGCCTACGTTTATGAGGCTATTGAAGCCGAAAAAGCGGGTTTGAAAGTGAGCTTGAAAAAGACAGATGAATTTGCAATGGCCGAAGAATTTAAAAATAAATTAGATGGAATGCCCATGCTGAAAACTGCATTTGAAGCATTAACACCCGGGCGGCAAAGGGCATACCTGCTACATTTTGCTGCCCCAAAACAATCCAAAACCCGCGAGGCAAGGGTTGATAAATATATACCCCAAATTCTGGACGGAAAAGGATTGAACGATTAG